From a region of the Nomascus leucogenys isolate Asia unplaced genomic scaffold, Asia_NLE_v1 Super-Scaffold_285, whole genome shotgun sequence genome:
- the KRT26 gene encoding keratin, type I cytoskeletal 26, which translates to MSFRLSGGSRRICLRTGSGRLSGGGTGFVAGNVCVGSGAGSSFSCTLGGISSGGSFCNSGGGLGSGACASFLGNEHSLLSGNEKVTMQNLNDRLASYLDHVRALEEANADLEQKIKGWYEKCEPGSSRGHDHDYSRYFSVIGDLKRQIISATTCNASIVLQNDNARLTADDFRLKYENELALHHSVEADTNGLRRVLDELTLCTTDLEIQCETLSEELTYLKKNHEEEMEVLQCTAGGNVNVEMNATPGVELTVLLNNMRAEYEDLAEQNRKDAEAWFNERSATLQQQISDHEGAATAARNELTELKRNLQTLEIELQSLMAVKHSYECSLAETEGNYCNQLQQIQDQIAVMEEQLQQIRTETEGQKLEYEQLLDVKIFLEKEIEIYCNLLDGEERKSKSTCYKSKGCRPVNSGNQTKDSTEETIVKTVVEELDQIGNVLSLRVHSVEEKSSKISNITVEQRAPSKAP; encoded by the exons ATGTCTTTTCGACTTTCTGGTGGATCCAGGCGGATCTGCTTGCGAACTGGGTCTGGTAGGCTGTCCGGTGGAGGAACAGGCTTCGTGGCTGGGAATGTGTGTGTTGGATCAGGAGCAGGAAGCAGCTTTTCTTGTACTCTTGGGGGCATCTCTTCTGGAGGAAGCTTCTGCAATAGTGGTGGAGGGTTGGGAAGTGGTGCCTGTGCTAGTTTTCTTGGCAATGAGCACAGCCTCCTCTCTGGGAATGAAAAAGTGACCATGCAGAATCTCAACGACCGCCTGGCATCCTACCTGGACCATGTGCGTGCTTTGGAGGAGGCCAACGCAGACCTGGAGCAGAAGATCAAGGGCTGGTACGAGAAATGTGAGCCTGGCTCTTCCCGGGGACACGATCATGACTATAGCAGATACTTCTCAGTCATAGGAGATCTTAAAAGGCAG ATTATTTCTGCAACCACCTGCAACGCCAGCATTGTTCTACAAAATGACAATGCCAGACTGACCGCTGATGACTTCAGGCTGAA GTATGAAAATGAGCTGGCTCTGCACCACAGTGTTGAGGCCGACACCAATGGTCTTCGCAGAGTGTTGGATGAGCTGACCCTTTGTACAACCGATCTGGAGATACAGTGTGAGACCCTCAGTGAGGAATTGacctacctcaaaaaaaatcaCGAGGAG GAAATGGAAGTCTTGCAATGTACAGCTGGGGGGAACGTGAACGTGGAGATGAATGCAACCCCAGGAGTGGAACTAACTGTCCTGTTGAACAACATGAGGGCTGAGTATGAGGACTTGGCTGAGCAGAACCGCAAAGATGCTGAAGCCTGGTTCAACGAGAGG AGTGCAACGCTGCAACAACAGATTTCCGATCATGAGGGAGCAGCCACAGCAGCCAGAAATGAGCTGACCGAATTAAAACGCAATCTGCAAACCCTGGAAATAGAACTTCAGTCCCTCATGGCTGTG AAACATTCCTATGAATGCTCCTTGGCTGAGACTGAAGGAAATTACTGCAATCAACTCCAGCAAATTCAGGATCAGATAGCGGTGATGGAGGAACAACTGCAACAGATTCGAACAGAAACAGAAGGCCAGAAGCTGGAGTATGAACAGCTTCttgatgtaaaaatatttttagaaaaagaaattgaaatttattGCAACTTACTAGATGGAGAAGAAAG AAAAAGCAAATCCACATGTTACAAATCAAAAGGATGCAGGCCTGTGAATTCTGGAAATCAAACCAAAG actcaaCAGAAGAAACTATTGTCAAAACAGTGGTTGAGGAACTGGATCAAATTGGCAATGTCCTTTCACTGAGAGTCCACTCAGTTGAAGAAAAGTCCTCTAAAATAAGCAACATTACAGTAGAGCAACGAGCACCTTCTAAAGCACCATAA